In Daphnia pulex isolate KAP4 chromosome 7, ASM2113471v1, one genomic interval encodes:
- the LOC124198433 gene encoding DNA-directed RNA polymerase III subunit RPC9-like — MEIIDANTAILSNFEVLGLLNSSRVKGDQTRNQSGSLATITYEAIKYLEGTPAAVQSEGCFKKFLEDVKKFGLTKKEKTMILNLRPKTDVEISLIVQSTDQERLTEEQIEELIELIQNTLPE, encoded by the exons atggaaat AATCGATGCAAACACGGCTATACTTAGCAATTTTGAG GTTCTGGGACTTTTGAACAGTTCAAGAGTCAAAGGAGACCAAACCAGGAATCAAAGTGGGTCCTTAGCCACCATCACGTATGAA GCCATAAAATATCTTGAAGGCACGCCAGCTGCAGTACAGTCTGAGGGTTGCTTCAAGAAATTTCTCGAGGATGTGAAAAAGTTTGGACTgactaaaaaagagaaaaccatGATCTTGAATCTGAGGCCTAAAACTGACGTTGAAATATCACTG ATTGTCCAATCTACAGATCAGGAACGGTTGACTGAAGAACAAATTGAGGAGCTCATAGAACTCATTCAAAATACTTTGCcagaataa
- the LOC124196685 gene encoding serine/threonine-protein phosphatase 4 regulatory subunit 2-like isoform X1, giving the protein MENIESILDELNDYDKQKTPEIPKNLEEYINHLAKTGETLFPWLKIRGVLRHKLELVIANFKEVCPTENLPPCPNVEPFNFEIVKDKILQQFDSFTCAPFTIQRLCELLCAPRKHYKRTDKFMRGIEKNLLVVTTVDPEQRKRSESVSSSQTLVNGVVDINVGSSRPLATFAAKNDSRPVSAASDTASVSDADSGISDTEDEDKPARKEPVLIKASGTAEPQDQGEARETTNGAVDQEEAKPLPTTEAETVSPALVESPVTPAVVTSEETPTVQMPEDATGSSTSESEKAVVKEEEATPSEEDSAKSIDVESVASEEKPVDMEEEESAPPKLVTKEETTADERIVEVQPQESEMTLAPEVSQPPAAAALSETLETPVSDKKRPLEKAVDGDEEDDSEHSPDAKQPRFFSPDKQVIEDNPVPAQTTDTQVAEEEQNAVTPSLETVEKPAETDPVVPATESH; this is encoded by the exons ATGGAAAACATTGAAAGTATATTAGATGAATTAAATG aCTATGATAAGCAAAAGACCCcggaaattccaaaaaatttagaaGAGTACATCAATCACCTGGCAAAGACTGGTGAAACACTCTTCCCCTGGCTCAAGATCAGAGGTGTCCTCCGGCACAAGCTGGAATTAGTCATCGCCAATTTTAAAGAAGTATGTCCAACAGAGAACTTGCCCCCCTGCCCAAATGTGGAACCTTTTAATTTTGAGATAGTGAAAGATAAAATTCTCCAACAATTTGACAGCTTCACCTG TGCCCCTTTCACAATACAGAGATTGTGTGAACTCTTGTGTGCCCCGAGGAAGCACTACAAGAGAACAGACAAGTTCATGCGAGGCATAGAGAAGAACCTTTTAGTTGTTACCACAGTAGACCCAGAGCAAAG GAAACGTTCCGAATCAGTATCTTCTTCTCAAACGTTAGTTAACGGCGTTGTTGACATAAATGTGGGTTCCAGTCGACCACTTGCTACCTTCGCTGCCAAGAACGACTCTAGACCGGTTTCGGCTGCCTCAGATACTGCATCAGTTTCAGATG CTGACTCTGGCATTTCAGACACCGAAGACGAGGATAAGCCGGCACGAAAAGAGCCGGTATTGATCAAGGCATCTGGCACAGCAGAACCACAAGACCAAGGCGAGGCAAGAGAAACTACAAATGGTGCTGTCGATCAAGAAGAAGCCAAGCCGTTGCCAACAACAGAAGCAGAAACGGTCTCTCCTGCACTTGTCGAGTCGCCAGTGACACCGGCTGTCGTGACCAGCGAGGAGACTCCCACCGTCCAGATGCCCGAAGATGCAACAGGGTCGTCTACTAGTGAATCCGAGAAAGCCGTAGTAAAGGAAGAGGAAGCAACGCCCAGTGAAGAGGACAGTGCCAAGAGCATCGATGTCGAGAGCGTGGCCTCTGAAGAGAAACCAGTCGAcatggaagaagaggaatcgGCACCTCCGAAACTCGTtacgaaagaagaaacgaccGCAGATGAGCGAATAGTCGAAGTACAACCACAAGAAAGTGAAATGACGTTAGCTCCGGAGGTGAGTcaaccaccagcagcagcagcgctgaGCGAAACGTTGGAGACGCCAGTCAGTGATAAGAAACGACCACTGGAGAAAGCAGTTGATggagatgaagaagacgacagTGAACACAGTCCCGACGCTAAACAACCGAGATTTTTCAGTCCTGATAAG CAGGTGATAGAAGACAATCCCGTTCCAGCACAGACGACCGACACTCAAGTCGccgaagaagaacaaaatgcCGTGACACCATCACTGGAAACGGTGGAAAAACCGGCAGAAACGGATCCTGTAGTTCCTGCAACGGAAAGCCATTAA
- the LOC124196687 gene encoding 3 beta-hydroxysteroid dehydrogenase type 7-like — protein MDSEIVLVTGGQGFLGQHIIRLLQQDERVAEIRVLDKEVLTNRIGYEEKKVLKSFVADITKPETMSLDIFDGVHCVIHAAAETGFSHFPSAEVMEEVNVNGTRHVIHKCIAANVGCLVFTSTTHVVIPKKDPLFLAAEHLAKSPPKDGYLFGHYGRTKYEAENLVKEANGIELSDGSGNLATVCLRPTLLYGELDPYYVTHALKIAKDHGGCLYRIGWGGERIQVTYAGNAAWAHILAKNQLLENPSTVGGEVMFITDDTVIQNAFEFIDPFLKARSMRTSSIVYPATLAVIFVLFLYFVSRMLRPLVHLKNPFPHPATLYFIVCFYCFNRLKATLRLGYKPIYNPEESISKSLEYYKNVPLS, from the exons ATGGATTCCGAAATCGTTCTTGTTACGG GGGGCCAAGGATTTCTTGGGCAACACATTATTCGTTTGTTGCAGCAAGACGAAAGAGTGGCAGAGATTCGCGTTCTAGACAAAGAAGTGCTAACTAATCGCATTG GTTATGAggagaaaaaggttttaaaaTCGTTCGTGGCTGACATTACCAAACCAGAAACGATGAGTCTTGACATTTTCGACGGCGTACATTGCGTCATTCACGCAGCTGCAGAAACTGGATTTAGTCATTTCCCATCCGCCGAAGTAATGGAGGAAGTCAACGTCAATG GCACTCGTCACGTCATCCACAAATGCATTGCAGCAAATGTCGGCTGCCTAGTTTTCACGAGCACGACTCACGTGGTGATACCAAAAAAAGATCCTTTGTTCTTGGCTGCCGAGCACTTGGCCAAGTCGCCACCTAAAGATGGCTATCTATTTGGCCACTATGGACGAACCAAGTACGAAGCAGAGAACCTTGTGAAGGAAGCCAATGGAATTGAATTGTCAGACG GTTCGGGGAATTTAGCCACGGTTTGTCTTCGCCCAACTCTTCTTTACGGAGAATTAGACCCTTATTACGTCACTCATGCTTTGAAGATCGCCAAAGATCACGGCGGATGTTTGTACAGGATCGGATGGGGTGGTGAAAGAATTCAAGTCACGTACGCTG gaaatgcCGCCTGGGCTCACATACTTGCAAAGAATCAATTATTGGAAAACCCATCGACCGTTGGCGGAGAAGTCATGTTCATCACGGACGACACGGTCATTCAGAATGCCTTTGAATTTATTGATCCATTTTTGAAGGCTAGATCGATGAGGACCTCGTCGATTGTCTATCCGGCTACTCTTGCTGTAAtatttgtcctttttctttatttcgtgTCGCGTATGCTACGACCATTGGTGCACCTCAAAAACCCCTTTCCGCATCCAGCGACATTGTACttcattgtttgtttctaCTGCTTCAATCGGCTCAAGGCTACTCTCCGTCTCGGCTACAAACCTATTTACAACCCTGAAGAATCAATAAGTAAGTCACTTgaatattacaaaaatgttcCTCTCTCCTAG
- the LOC124196685 gene encoding serine/threonine-protein phosphatase 4 regulatory subunit 2-like isoform X2, with translation MENIESILDELNDYDKQKTPEIPKNLEEYINHLAKTGETLFPWLKIRGVLRHKLELVIANFKEVCPTENLPPCPNVEPFNFEIVKDKILQQFDSFTCAPFTIQRLCELLCAPRKHYKRTDKFMRGIEKNLLVVTTVDPEQRKRSESVSSSQTLVNGVVDINVGSSRPLATFAAKNDSRPVSAASDTASVSDADSGISDTEDEDKPARKEPVLIKASGTAEPQDQGEARETTNGAVDQEEAKPLPTTEAETVSPALVESPVTPAVVTSEETPTVQMPEDATGSSTSESEKAVVKEEEATPSEEDSAKSIDVESVASEEKPVDMEEEESAPPKLVTKEETTADERIVEVQPQESEMTLAPEVSQPPAAAALSETLETPVSDKKRPLEKAVDGDEEDDSEHSPDAKQPRFFSPDKVIEDNPVPAQTTDTQVAEEEQNAVTPSLETVEKPAETDPVVPATESH, from the exons ATGGAAAACATTGAAAGTATATTAGATGAATTAAATG aCTATGATAAGCAAAAGACCCcggaaattccaaaaaatttagaaGAGTACATCAATCACCTGGCAAAGACTGGTGAAACACTCTTCCCCTGGCTCAAGATCAGAGGTGTCCTCCGGCACAAGCTGGAATTAGTCATCGCCAATTTTAAAGAAGTATGTCCAACAGAGAACTTGCCCCCCTGCCCAAATGTGGAACCTTTTAATTTTGAGATAGTGAAAGATAAAATTCTCCAACAATTTGACAGCTTCACCTG TGCCCCTTTCACAATACAGAGATTGTGTGAACTCTTGTGTGCCCCGAGGAAGCACTACAAGAGAACAGACAAGTTCATGCGAGGCATAGAGAAGAACCTTTTAGTTGTTACCACAGTAGACCCAGAGCAAAG GAAACGTTCCGAATCAGTATCTTCTTCTCAAACGTTAGTTAACGGCGTTGTTGACATAAATGTGGGTTCCAGTCGACCACTTGCTACCTTCGCTGCCAAGAACGACTCTAGACCGGTTTCGGCTGCCTCAGATACTGCATCAGTTTCAGATG CTGACTCTGGCATTTCAGACACCGAAGACGAGGATAAGCCGGCACGAAAAGAGCCGGTATTGATCAAGGCATCTGGCACAGCAGAACCACAAGACCAAGGCGAGGCAAGAGAAACTACAAATGGTGCTGTCGATCAAGAAGAAGCCAAGCCGTTGCCAACAACAGAAGCAGAAACGGTCTCTCCTGCACTTGTCGAGTCGCCAGTGACACCGGCTGTCGTGACCAGCGAGGAGACTCCCACCGTCCAGATGCCCGAAGATGCAACAGGGTCGTCTACTAGTGAATCCGAGAAAGCCGTAGTAAAGGAAGAGGAAGCAACGCCCAGTGAAGAGGACAGTGCCAAGAGCATCGATGTCGAGAGCGTGGCCTCTGAAGAGAAACCAGTCGAcatggaagaagaggaatcgGCACCTCCGAAACTCGTtacgaaagaagaaacgaccGCAGATGAGCGAATAGTCGAAGTACAACCACAAGAAAGTGAAATGACGTTAGCTCCGGAGGTGAGTcaaccaccagcagcagcagcgctgaGCGAAACGTTGGAGACGCCAGTCAGTGATAAGAAACGACCACTGGAGAAAGCAGTTGATggagatgaagaagacgacagTGAACACAGTCCCGACGCTAAACAACCGAGATTTTTCAGTCCTGATAAG GTGATAGAAGACAATCCCGTTCCAGCACAGACGACCGACACTCAAGTCGccgaagaagaacaaaatgcCGTGACACCATCACTGGAAACGGTGGAAAAACCGGCAGAAACGGATCCTGTAGTTCCTGCAACGGAAAGCCATTAA
- the LOC124196690 gene encoding serine/threonine-protein phosphatase alpha-2 isoform, with amino-acid sequence MAETDKLNIDSIIARLLEVRGSRPGKNVQLTENEIRGLCLKSREIFLSQPILLELEAPLKICGDIHGQYYDLLRLFEYGGFPPESNYLFLGDYVDRGKQSLETICLLLAYKIKYPENFFLLRGNHECASINRIYGFYDECKRRYNIKLWKTFTDCFNCLPVAAIVDEKIFCCHGGLSPDLQSMEQIRRIMRPTDVPDQGLLCDLLWSDPDKDTMGWGENDRGVSFTFGAEVVAKFLHKHDMDLICRAHQVVEDGYEFFAKRQLVTLFSAPNYCGEFDNAGAMMSVDETLMCSFQILKPADKKKFPYGGLNTGRPMTPPRGGPQAKQNKGKNK; translated from the exons ATGGCCGAAACAGATAAACTCAACATTGACAGCATTATAGCCCGACTTTTGGAAG TTCGTGGCTCCAGACCCGGGAAAAATGTCCAGTTAACAGAGAATGAGATCAGAGGCCTGTGCTTGAAGTCTAGGGAGATTTTCCTTTCGCAGCCCATCTTGCTGGAGCTGGAAGCTCCACTCAAAATCTGTGGAGATATCCACGGTCAGTACTATGATTTGCTGCGTTTGTTTGAGTATGGAGGCTTCCCACCAGAGTCCAACTACCTCTTCCTGGGTGATTACGTCGATCGAGGGAAGCAATCTCTCGAAACTATCTGTCTGTTGCTGGCCTACAAGATTAAGTACCCAGAGAATTTCTTCCTGCTAAGAGGCAACCACGAGTGTGCCTCTATCAACCGTATCTACGGCTTTTACGACGAGTGCAAACGGCGCTACAATATCAAGCTATGGAAGACCTTCACAGATTGTTTCAACTGCCTACCCGTGGCGGCCATTGTTGACGAGAAGATCTTTTGCTGCCACGGCGGTCTCAGTCCCGATCTCCAGAGCATGGAACAAATTCGCCGAATTATGAGGCCCACAGACGTACCCGATCAGGGTCTGCTTTGCGATCTTTTGTGGTCTGACCCTGACAAGGACACGATGGGCTGGGGTGAAAACGACCGAGGAGTCAGCTTTACTTTTGGTGCGGAAGTTGTTGCTAAATTCCTTCATAAACACGACATGGATTTGATCTGCAGAGCTCATCAG GTTGTTGAAGACGGATACGAGTTTTTCGCAAAACGTCAGCTCGTGACCCTCTTTTCGGCACCCAATTATTGTGGCGAGTTCGACAATGCCGGAGCTATGATGTCAGTCGATGAAACGCTGATGTGCTCTTTCCAGATTCTCAAG CCAGCCGATAAGAAGAAATTTCCGTACGGAGGCTTGAACACCGGCCGACCCATGACGCCCCCACGAGGTGGACCGCAggccaaacaaaataaaggaaaaaataaataa